The Streptomyces sp. JB150 genomic interval CCGATGTACGCCGACAGGTCGAGGCCGAGCGCCTCCAGCTCGCGCCGCGGGCCGCCCTTGACGCTGGCCACGTCGAGGTAGCCGCGGGCGGCGCCGCGCCGCATGGCGTCGGCGAGCACGGCGGCGACATGGGCGGGCGGGGCGGCGACGACGGCGAGGTCGACGGGCCCGTCGGGCGCCTCGTCGGTGCCGGCGCCGAGCGCGGCGGCGGTGCGGGCCTGCTCGGGGTCGCGGTCCTCGAGGTGCACGGTGACGCCGCGCTGGGCCAGGGCCAGGGCGGCGGAGGTGCCGATGAGGCCGGTGCCGATGACGAGTGCGGTCCTCACTGGGCGATGTCCTTGCGCAGAGCGGCGGCGGCGCCGAGGTAGACGTGGTCGATGTCCGCGCGGGCCCGGTCGGTCTCGACGTGGGCGAGGACGCGGACCACGCGGGGCATGGCGCCGGTGATGTCGAGTTCCTGGGCACAGATCAGCGGGACGTCGACGATGCCGAGCTTGCGGGCGGCGGCGGCCGGGAAGTCGCTGTGCAGGTCGGGCGTGGCCGTGAACCAGATGCTGATCAGGTCGTCGGCGGTGAGGCCGTTCCGCTCCAGGACGGCGGTGAGCAGGGCTCCGACCCGTGCGTCCATGTGCTCGGCGTCGTCCCGCTCCAGCTGGACGGCCCCCCGGACCGCTCGTACCGCCACGGCGCTGCTCCTCGTCGATGTGCGTACTGGCTGTGCGTCCGTCCAGCCTAGTCAGCCCGCCGCCGCCCGGCGCTCGCCGCCCGCGTCCTGAGACGCCGCGACCGCGTCCGGCCGGTGGACGGCGTCAGGGGTACGACGTCAGGGATCGCCCTCCCCTTTGTCGTCTTTATCGACTTACTGACCACAAAGGGGAGGGTGATCCACCGGCAAGCCGGTCTACAGGTCGACTTCCTTCATCAGCATCCCGACCTCCGTGTTCGACAGCCGCCGCAGCCAGCCCGACTTCTGGTCGCCGAGGGTGATCGGGCCGAAGGCGGTGCGCACCAGCTTCTCGACCGGGAAGCCGGCTTCGGCGAGCATGCGGCGCACGATGTGCTTGCGGCCCTCGTGCAGGGTCACCTCGACGAGGTAGTTCTTGCCGGTCTGCTCGACGACCCGGAAGTGGTCCGCGCGGGCGTAGCCGTCCTCCAGCTGGATGCCGTCCTTCAGCCGCTTGCCGAGGTCCCGCGGGATGGGCCCGGTGATCGCGGCCAGGTAGGTCTTCTTCACGCCGTACCGGGGGTGCGTCAGCCGGTGGGCCAGCTCGCCGTGGTTGGTGAGCAGGATGACGCCCTCGGTCTCGGTGTCCAGGCGCCCCACGTGGAACAGCCGGGTCTCCCGGTTGGTGACGTAGTCGCCGAGGCACTGGCGCCCCTCCGGGTCCTCCATGGTGGAGACGACGCCGGCCGGCTTGTTCAGCGAGAAGAACTGGTACGACTGCGTGGCCACGGTCAGGCCGTCCACCCGGATCTCGTCCTTCTCCGGGTCGACCCGCTTGCCCTGCTCCAGGACGATCTCGCCGTTCACCTCGACGCGGGCCTGCTCGATCAGCTCCTCGCAGGCGCGGCGCGAGCCGTAGCCCGCGCGGGCGAGAACCTTCTGCAGCCGCTCGCCCTCCTGCTCGGCGCCGGGGAAGGTCTTGGGCAGCTTGACGTCCTTCCTGCCCGCGTACCGCTCCCGGTTGCGCTCCTCGATCCGGGCCTCGTACTCCCGCGAGCGCGCCGGGGCCGTACGGCCGCGCTGGGGCTTCTTGGCGCCCTGCGGGCCGCCCTTGGCCGCGCCGCCGCGCCCGGCCTTCGGGCCGTCCTTCGTCGCGCCCGGGCCCACGTCGTAGCGGCGCTCCTCGGGGCGGGGCTTGCGGGGGCGGCCCTGCCCCTGCTTCTGGTCCCTGTCGTTGCCGGCTCCGCGGTAGTTACCGCGCCCGCCGCTCTTGCCGCTGCTTCGCATCAAAATTCCGTCTGGTCGTCTTCGTCGTCGGTGCCCGGGGTGCCCCGGGTGGCACCCGGCGCGTCATGGTCCGGCGCGTCCGGGTCGAACGACGGTACGCCTTCCTGGGTCTCGGCCTCGATCGCCTCCGCCTCCGGGAGGAAGGGCGCGAGCTCCGGGAGCTCGTCCAGGCCGCGCAGGCCCATTCGTTCCAGGAAGTAGTTCGTCGTCCTGTACAGGATCGCACCTGTTTCGGGTTCCGTGCCCGCCTCCTCGACCAGACCGCGCTGGAGGAGGGTGCGCATGACGCCGTCGCAGTTGACCCCGCGCACGGCGGAGACCCGGCTGCGGCTGACCGGCTGGCGGTACGCCACCACGGCCAGCGTCTCCAGGGCGGCCTGGGTGAGCCGGGCCGTCTGCCCGTCCAGGACGAGGCGTTCCACCGCGGCCGCGTACGTGGCGCGGGTGTAGAACCGCCAGCCGCCCGCGACGAACCGCAGGTCGAACCCGCGGCCCTGCGCGGTGTACTCGTCGGCCAGCTCCCGCAGGGCGTCGGCGACCTCGCGCCGGGGCCGCTCCAGGATCTTCGCCAGGTGCTCCTCGGTCGCGGGCTCGTCCACGACCATCAGGACGGCCTCCAGGGCCGGTTTGAGCGGCAGCTGTTCGACGGTGTCCTCGCTCATCGGGCCTTCCTCTCCTTCCCGGGCTTCCCGGGCTCCCGGGGCTCCTCGGGCGGCCGGTCGAACTCGTCGGTGACGTGCGGGGTCTCGTCCCCGTCGCCGCCGGTCCAGCGCACCAGCAGCTCCCCGAGGGCCGTCTCCTGCTCCAGCGCGACCGCCTTCTCCCGGTACAGCTCCAGCAGCGCCAGGAAGCGCGCGACGACGGTGAGGGTGTCGTCGGTGTCCGCGACGAGCGCCCGGAAGCTGGCCTCGCCGGCCTCCCGCAGGCGGGCGACGACGATCCCGGCCTGCTCCTGCACGCTGACGAGCGGCGCGTGGATGTGGTCGACGTACACCTGCGGTCTCGGCTTCGGCTGCATCGCCTTGACGGCGAGCTTCGCGAACCCTTCCGCGCCGATGCTGATGACCACCTCGGGCAGCAGCTCCGCGTGCTGGGGTTCGAGGCCGACGGTGCGCGGGTAGCGCCGGGCCTCCTCGTCCAGCCGCTCGCTGAAGATGTCCGCGATCCGCTTGTACGCGCGGTACTGGAGCAGCCGCGCGAACAGCAGGTCCCGGGCCTCCAGCAGCGCCAGGTCCGCCTCGTCCTCCACCTCGGCGACGGGCAGCAGCCGCGCCGCCTTCAAATCCAGCAGGGTGGCAGCGACGACCAGGAACTCGGTCGTCCGGTCCAGGTCCCAGTCCGGGCCCATCGCCCGGATGTGCGCCATGAACTCGTCGGTCACCTTGGACAGCGCGACCTCGGTGACGTCCAGCTTGTGCCGGGAGATCAGCTGGAGCAGCAGATCGAAGGGGCCCTCGAAGTTGGCGAGCCGCACCGTGAAGACACCGTCGGCCGGCTCCGCCTCCCCGGCGGGGGCCTCGGTGACGGGGGCCTCGGTGACATGGGCCTCGGTGACGTGGGCCGCGGACTCGGCCGGCGGCTCGGCGACCGGCTCAGGCTCAAGCTGCTCCGGCTGCTCAGGCTCAGGCTCCGGCAGGGCGACCCCCGGCCCCCTCCCCAGCGCACGCCGACGACCGGCACCGCCGGAGGAAGGGGGCCCAGGAGCGTCGTACGAGGTCATAGCCCCCGCAGGCTACCGCTACCGTCCGCGCAGCCGGCGTACGAGGATGCTGGCGTCCCCACGGGTCTCCAGATCGGCGAGCACGACGGCCACGGCCTCGCGCACGATCCGGCCCCGGTCGACGGCGAGCCCGTGCTCGCCGCGGAGCACGAGACGCGCGTGCTCCAGGTCCATCAGCTCCTCGGCGGAGACATAGACGGTGATCTTCTCGTCGTGCCGCTCGCGTCCGCTCGGCCGCCGCGTGGCCGTCCGCCCCCGCTTGCGGGGCGTGGCCGCGGCAGAACCTTCCTGCGCCGCCTGGCGCCGGGGGGCACGGTCCGCGCCGGCGGCCCGGCTGCGGGACTCCCCCGCCTCGGCCGGGTCCGGCTCCGCGGGCATGTGCTCGGCGCCGTCCCCGTCGCCGCCCTGAGCGGGCACGGCCTGCGGGGCGTCGTCCGCGACGGCCGCGTCGCCCTCCCCGGCCGGCGCCGGCACCCGGGGCTCGCCGCCCGCCGGGCGCCGGGGAGTGGACGGCTGGAGTGCCATTCCCCCTGTCGTACGGAACAGTTCGTCGGCCCCCGGCAGACTCACTCGGCGTGACACCGGGCGAGCACCTCCCTGGCGAGCTGGCGGTAGGCGGCGGCACCGACGGAGTTGGAGGCGTACGTGGTGATCGGCTCACCGGCGACCGTGGTCTCCGGGAAGCGGACCGTGCGCCCGATGACCGTGTGGTAGACGTGGTCGTCGAACGCCTCGACGACCCGCGCGAGCACCTCCCGGCTGTGCACGGTGCGCGAGTCGTACATCGTGGCGAGGATCCCGTCGAGCTCCAGCTCCGGGTTGAGCCGCTCCTGGACCTTCTCGATGGTCTCGGTCAGCAGCGCCACACCGCGCAGGGCGAAGAACTCGCACTCCAGCGGCACGATCACCTTGTGGGCGGCGGTCAGCGCGTTGACCGTGAGCAGGCCGAGCGAGGGCTGACAGTCGATGACGATGTAGTCGTAGTCGGGCAGCAGGGGCTTCAGCGCCCGCTGCAGCGACGACTCGCGGGCGACCTCGGAGACCAGCTGGACCTCGGCCGCGGACAGGTCGATGTTGCTGGGCAGCAGGTCCATGTTGGGGACCGCCGTCTTCAGCAGCACCTCGTCGGCCGACATGCCCCGCTCCATGAGCAGGTTGTAGACCGTGAGGTCGAGCTCCATCGGGTTGACACCGAGTCCGACCGACAGCGCGCCCTGCGGGTCGAAGTCCACGAGCAGCACGCGACGGCCGTACTCCGCGAGCGCGGCGCCCAGGTTGATGGCGGACGTGGTCTTGCCGACGCCGCCCTTCTGGTTGCACATCGCGATGATCTTCGCGGGGCCGTGGTCGGTGAGCGGGCCCGGGATCGGGAAGTACGGCAGCGGACGCCCGGTCGGGCCGATGCGCTCGCGGCGCTGGCGGGCCGCGTCGGGCGCGAGCGTGGCCGCGTACTCGGGGTCGGGCTCGTACTCGGCGTCGGGGTCGTAGAAGTGCCCCTCGGGCAGTTCCTCGTAGTCGGCGAAGTGGTTGTGGGGCGCGCCACTTCCGTCGCCGGCAATGGCGTTCACGTGATGGCCATCCATGCTCTGGGGTGCTGTCTGAGCCATGTGGGGGCTGGCTTGGCTCTGGTGGGCTGCGAAGGTTCGGACAGCGACGGAGCCGACAGCCTCGAGCCCCGTGGGGCCCTGACCCCGCGTAGGCATTCCTGGTTGACCACCCCCGGGAGAAAATGTCGACTCATTCACAAGTCGTCTTACCTCCTTGGTGACCAGGAAACTTCTAGACAAGGTCAGCGTGGCACCATGCCGACGGTTGGCGACTCTATGGCGTGTCGGGCGTCCGCAGCAACACAATCCGCCGGACCCGGCCCGATGTGTCGGCAATGAAACATCCCGCTGTCAAGGGCGTACGGGCGTCGCACAGCAGGTTTTGCGGGTGTGCGAATCGGTTAAAGGGATACGTTCGAGGCGAGTTGACCGAGCCTCGCAAAGTGACCATACACACATGCGGCCGGACCTTGTCGGGCAAGGTCCGGCCGTGTGCTCGCGGTTGACGACACCTGTTGACGTATCGCCTTTTACCTGGGGATGACTTGAACCCGACGGTCAGCCGAGCAGCGACTCGAGCTCGACGTGCTCCAGGCCGTGCGCCTCGGCGACCTCCTTGTAAACGACCTTGCCGTCATGGGTGTTGAGACCCTTGGCGAGCGCGGGGTCACGGCGCAGCGCCTCGACCCAGCCGTTGTTGGCCAGCGACACGATGTACGGCAGCGTGGCGTTGGTGAGGGCGTTGGTGGAGGTGTTCGGGACGGCGCCGGGCATGTTGGCGACGCAGTAGAAGATCGAGTTGTGAACCTGGAAGGTCGGCTCGGCGTGCGTGGTCGGCCGGGAGTCCTCGAAGCAGCCGCCCTGGTCGATCGCGATGTCGACAAGGACACTTCCGGGCTTCATCCGGGAGACCAGCTCGTTGGTGACGAGCTTCGGGGCCTTGGCGCCCGGGATGAGGACGGCGCCGATGACGAGGTCGGCGTCGAGGACGGCCTTCTCCAGCTCGAAGGAGTTGGACATGACGGCCTTGACCTTCGTGCCGAAGATCTTGTCGGCCTCGCGCAGCTTGTTGATGTCGCGGTCCAGCAGGGTCACGTCGAAGCCCATGCCGACGGCGATCTGGGTGGCGTTCCAGCCGGAGACGCCGCCGCCGATGACCACGGCCTTGGCCGGGGTGACGCCGGGGACGCCGCCGGGCAGGACACCGCGGCCGCCGTTGGCGCGCATCAGGTGGTAGGCGCCGACCTGCGGGGCAAGGCGGCCCGCGACCTCGGACATCGGGGCGAGCAGCGGCAGGGCGCGGCTCGGCAGCTCGACCGTCTCGTAGGCGATGGCGGTGGTGCCGGACGCGATCAGGGCGTCCGTGCACTCCTTGGACGCGGCCAGGTGCAGGTAGGTGAAGAGGGTCTGGTCCTTGCGGAGGCGGTGGTACTCCTCCGCGATCGGCTCCTTGACCTTCAGCAGCAGGTCGGCGGCGGCCCAGACCTCGTCGGCGGTGCCGAGGATCTCGGCACCGGCCGCGACGTACTCCTCGTCCGTGATCGAGGAGCCGACGCCGGCGTTGCGCTCGATGACGACCTGGTGGCCGTTGCGCACCAGCTCGTGCACGCCGGCGGGGGTGATGGCCACCCGGAACTCGTTGTTCTTGACCTCGCGGGGGATGCCGACCTTCACGTCGATCACGGTCCTTGGCTCAGAGGGGGGTGTGGTACGCGACATACCCGGATGTACAGGGGCACACCGGGAGACACCGCAGGAGAACGTGCGGCAGAGCCAGTCTAATGAAGGTGTTCCCGCTGTCTAGCCTTTCATTGCATCAATCTTCACCGGATGTACTGCGGATTTCGCAGGCGTTAGCCGCAGGTTCCGGCTGTGGATCTTCCGGATCACCCTCCTGCTCGCTCTCCTGGAGCTCCTCCCCCAGCATGCGCTCGGCCGCGCTGCGGTGCAGTCCGGCCGCCGGCGAGTCGCCGAGACGGTCCAGCGTGTCGGCGATCCGCAGGTGCAGCGCCGCCTGCAGCCGGACGTCCTCCGCGCGGCGCGCCCACTCCACCGCCTCCTGGCAGGTGCGCAGCGACTCCTCGGGCCGCCCCGCGTACTCCTGCACCCGGGCGAGTTCGCTCAACGCCCGCGCGTGCGCGGCGAGATCGCCGAGCTTGCGGTAGCCGGCGACGGCCGCCCGCCAGTTGCGCGCCGCCTCGCCGTAGCGGCCCGCGTAGGTGTGGGCGGCGGCGATCCGGCCGTAGAGGCGGGCGGCGTCGGCGCGCTCGTCGCGGGCGAGGCGCTGGACCAGCGCCCGGCCGTACCAGTCGGTGGCGCGGTCGAAGTCGCCCAGCTCCTCGTGGGCACCGCCTACGGATTCCATCGCGCGGCCGGTCGCATACGGGTCGTTCGCCTCGCGCCCGGCGTCCAGCGCGGCCCGGTAGCGCACCAGGGCCTCGGCTGTACGGCCGGTCTGGGCGTCCAGATCGGCCAGGTTCAGCAGGGCCGCCGCGCGCTCCCGCGGCAGGTTCTGCCGCTCGGCCACATCCAGGACCAGCTGGTGGATGCCGTACAGGTCGGCCGCGGCGGCCTGGGTGCCGAAGTGCGCGACCAGGGCCCGCACCAGCTGGGACAGCAGCCGCCGGGCCAGGGTGTCCAGCTCCCCGTCGGCGACCGCGAGGCGGGCCGCGGCCAGCAGCGCGGGCCGGCGGATGCGCAGCCAGTCGGCCGCCGCCCGCGGGCTGGGGAAGCGCAGCGAGCGCGGCATGCCGAGCAGCTTGGCGCGGGCGTGCGGGCTGTCCGTCTCGGTGATGGCCCGGCAGGACTGGAGCAGTCGCACCGTCCGCTCCAGCATCCGGGCCCGGGCCAGCTGGAGCTCGGCCGGTTTGTCGTGGGCCTCGGTGAGGGCGCGCAGCAGCGGGTGCAGGGCGCCCGGCACGTCGTACTGCGGCAGCGGTGAGCGCACCGGGTGCAGCAGGCCGCGGACGACGAAGTCGTCCAGGATGGCGCGGGCCGTGCTGACCGAGCAGCCGGCGAGCGCGGAGGCGGTGTGCGGGTCGACGTACCCGGCGGGGGCGAGGGCGAGCAGGCGCAGTATCCGGGCGGCGGGCACGGGCAGGGAGACGTAGACGAGCCGGAAGACCCGGCTGAGCGGGGTGCCCGCGATCTCCTCGCCGTCCTCGGCGCGCAGATGCTTGGCGAGGTCGGCGACGGCCGCCATGGGGCGGGCCGCCAGCCAGCCGCCGGCGAGGACCAGCGCGGCGGGCTGGGCCTGGCACTCCTCGACCAGGTGCTCGGCGGAGCGCGGGTCGACGGTGATCCGCACCGAGCCGGTGTGCCGGGACAGCAGCTCCACGGCCGACTTGGTGTCCAGGCCGCCCAGGGTGCACGGGCGGACGTCGGGGATCCCGGTGAGCGGCCCCTGCGAGACGGCGACGACCAGGCACTCCGGGGTGTCCGGAATCAGGGCGTCCACCTGCTCGGCGTCGGCCGCGTCGTCCAGCAGCAGGACGGTCCGGCGGTCGGCCAGGGCCTCGCGCAGCGCCGCCGCGAGATCGTCCTCGGCGGCACCGGCCGGGGCCGGCAGGTCCAGCTCGGCGAGCAGGTCGCGGGCGGCGCGGGCGACCGGGACGGGGGTGCCGTCCGGGTCGCTGAGCCGGGCGCGCAGCACCCCGTCCGGGTAGCGGTGGGCGACCTGCCGGACCAGTTCCTCGGCGAGCGCGGTCCGGCCGGAGCCGGGCCGGCCGGCGA includes:
- the aroH gene encoding chorismate mutase, whose translation is MAVRAVRGAVQLERDDAEHMDARVGALLTAVLERNGLTADDLISIWFTATPDLHSDFPAAAARKLGIVDVPLICAQELDITGAMPRVVRVLAHVETDRARADIDHVYLGAAAALRKDIAQ
- a CDS encoding pseudouridine synthase, whose amino-acid sequence is MRSSGKSGGRGNYRGAGNDRDQKQGQGRPRKPRPEERRYDVGPGATKDGPKAGRGGAAKGGPQGAKKPQRGRTAPARSREYEARIEERNRERYAGRKDVKLPKTFPGAEQEGERLQKVLARAGYGSRRACEELIEQARVEVNGEIVLEQGKRVDPEKDEIRVDGLTVATQSYQFFSLNKPAGVVSTMEDPEGRQCLGDYVTNRETRLFHVGRLDTETEGVILLTNHGELAHRLTHPRYGVKKTYLAAITGPIPRDLGKRLKDGIQLEDGYARADHFRVVEQTGKNYLVEVTLHEGRKHIVRRMLAEAGFPVEKLVRTAFGPITLGDQKSGWLRRLSNTEVGMLMKEVDL
- the scpB gene encoding SMC-Scp complex subunit ScpB — translated: MSEDTVEQLPLKPALEAVLMVVDEPATEEHLAKILERPRREVADALRELADEYTAQGRGFDLRFVAGGWRFYTRATYAAAVERLVLDGQTARLTQAALETLAVVAYRQPVSRSRVSAVRGVNCDGVMRTLLQRGLVEEAGTEPETGAILYRTTNYFLERMGLRGLDELPELAPFLPEAEAIEAETQEGVPSFDPDAPDHDAPGATRGTPGTDDEDDQTEF
- a CDS encoding segregation/condensation protein A; this encodes MTSYDAPGPPSSGGAGRRRALGRGPGVALPEPEPEQPEQLEPEPVAEPPAESAAHVTEAHVTEAPVTEAPAGEAEPADGVFTVRLANFEGPFDLLLQLISRHKLDVTEVALSKVTDEFMAHIRAMGPDWDLDRTTEFLVVAATLLDLKAARLLPVAEVEDEADLALLEARDLLFARLLQYRAYKRIADIFSERLDEEARRYPRTVGLEPQHAELLPEVVISIGAEGFAKLAVKAMQPKPRPQVYVDHIHAPLVSVQEQAGIVVARLREAGEASFRALVADTDDTLTVVARFLALLELYREKAVALEQETALGELLVRWTGGDGDETPHVTDEFDRPPEEPREPGKPGKERKAR
- a CDS encoding ParA family protein; amino-acid sequence: MPTRGQGPTGLEAVGSVAVRTFAAHQSQASPHMAQTAPQSMDGHHVNAIAGDGSGAPHNHFADYEELPEGHFYDPDAEYEPDPEYAATLAPDAARQRRERIGPTGRPLPYFPIPGPLTDHGPAKIIAMCNQKGGVGKTTSAINLGAALAEYGRRVLLVDFDPQGALSVGLGVNPMELDLTVYNLLMERGMSADEVLLKTAVPNMDLLPSNIDLSAAEVQLVSEVARESSLQRALKPLLPDYDYIVIDCQPSLGLLTVNALTAAHKVIVPLECEFFALRGVALLTETIEKVQERLNPELELDGILATMYDSRTVHSREVLARVVEAFDDHVYHTVIGRTVRFPETTVAGEPITTYASNSVGAAAYRQLAREVLARCHAE
- the ald gene encoding alanine dehydrogenase yields the protein MIDVKVGIPREVKNNEFRVAITPAGVHELVRNGHQVVIERNAGVGSSITDEEYVAAGAEILGTADEVWAAADLLLKVKEPIAEEYHRLRKDQTLFTYLHLAASKECTDALIASGTTAIAYETVELPSRALPLLAPMSEVAGRLAPQVGAYHLMRANGGRGVLPGGVPGVTPAKAVVIGGGVSGWNATQIAVGMGFDVTLLDRDINKLREADKIFGTKVKAVMSNSFELEKAVLDADLVIGAVLIPGAKAPKLVTNELVSRMKPGSVLVDIAIDQGGCFEDSRPTTHAEPTFQVHNSIFYCVANMPGAVPNTSTNALTNATLPYIVSLANNGWVEALRRDPALAKGLNTHDGKVVYKEVAEAHGLEHVELESLLG
- a CDS encoding tetratricopeptide repeat protein; translated protein: MTDQAVDTGGVELSGHTSQGIEFLGRTRELKELLADIERAGLDTLAGRKAPRARVLLIAGRPGSGRTALAEELVRQVAHRYPDGVLRARLSDPDGTPVPVARAARDLLAELDLPAPAGAAEDDLAAALREALADRRTVLLLDDAADAEQVDALIPDTPECLVVAVSQGPLTGIPDVRPCTLGGLDTKSAVELLSRHTGSVRITVDPRSAEHLVEECQAQPAALVLAGGWLAARPMAAVADLAKHLRAEDGEEIAGTPLSRVFRLVYVSLPVPAARILRLLALAPAGYVDPHTASALAGCSVSTARAILDDFVVRGLLHPVRSPLPQYDVPGALHPLLRALTEAHDKPAELQLARARMLERTVRLLQSCRAITETDSPHARAKLLGMPRSLRFPSPRAAADWLRIRRPALLAAARLAVADGELDTLARRLLSQLVRALVAHFGTQAAAADLYGIHQLVLDVAERQNLPRERAAALLNLADLDAQTGRTAEALVRYRAALDAGREANDPYATGRAMESVGGAHEELGDFDRATDWYGRALVQRLARDERADAARLYGRIAAAHTYAGRYGEAARNWRAAVAGYRKLGDLAAHARALSELARVQEYAGRPEESLRTCQEAVEWARRAEDVRLQAALHLRIADTLDRLGDSPAAGLHRSAAERMLGEELQESEQEGDPEDPQPEPAANACEIRSTSGED